TTGGTGGATCGTCATTGAGAAGAATGGGGGTCATTTGGTTGGTGTGGCTCAACGCAAGAATAGAGGAAAGGAGATAACCCGTGTACTACTACAGACGTTTGCCACAGTTTGATTACCTGGCTCCGAAAAGCCTGAACGAGGCCTGCTCGTTTTTGAAGGCCCACGCCGCGGAGACGCGGGTGATGGCGGGCGGCACCATTACGCTCCACCGCATGAAAGAGCGTATCGGTGTCAAGAAATACGTGATGAGTCTGAAGGTGATTCCAAATCTTGATGGGATACGTGCATCGAAGGATGGAAAGCTCTCGATCGGACCCATGGCTTCTATCCAGTCCGTGGCAGACTCCCGCGTTGTGCAGAAGCAGGCTATGCTGCTCGCAGGTGCGTGCAACATTCACTCTACCCCACAGATCCGCACTATGGGTACGATTGGTGGGAACGTAGCCTGTAACCTGGCCACCGCAGAAATGGTGCCGGTGCTCAGCGTCCTGGGGTCCCAGGCAAAGCTCACCAGTGCAGCAGGGAGCCGGACGGTTCTGGTAGCAGACCTGTACAAGGAGATGAAAGACGGAGAGATTCTCACTGAGCTCCTGGTCCC
This genomic stretch from Syntrophorhabdaceae bacterium harbors:
- a CDS encoding FAD binding domain-containing protein, with product MYYYRRLPQFDYLAPKSLNEACSFLKAHAAETRVMAGGTITLHRMKERIGVKKYVMSLKVIPNLDGIRASKDGKLSIGPMASIQSVADSRVVQKQAMLLAGACNIHSTPQIRTMGTIGGNVACNLATAEMVPVLSVLGSQAKLTSAAGSRTVLVADLYKEMKDGEILTELLVPVAKDTKAGYEKWAMRKRFDYATVSAAAALSMSGKKCTAARIALGGVTLPTRIPKRAQDMLKGQTVTDALIEQVAEAAAKEAHVGADVYFTADYKKELVKVMVRRAIKKALS